Below is a window of Sulfurisphaera ohwakuensis DNA.
ATTGGCTAATATGGGTTTTATACCAGAATTTGATAATCCTCAAGTAGAACTTGTCTATGATATGGAATATGATACTGTAATAGTATTTACTAAGTCTAAAAAGTACTTAGCATTTTATAATAGACTTAGTAGAGGTATACCTATATCTAGTTGGGTTTCTAAAGGAGGAGAATCTTTAGAGAGTCTATTATCTACGCAAGTTGTTGCTCCTTATTCCGAGGCTTCAGAGTACAGAATAATTGATGACTATCCGCTTATAATAGAAAATATAACTGAGAAACAGGTAAACTTGCAAGGATTCCATATTACTGTAGTATCAAAAATTGCGGGAAAAGAGCTATCAACAATTTTTACTATAAAGCCTACTAGACGTCTATATAGAGTAACAGTTTATTCAGATGAGGAAATTAAGGAGGGAATTAAAATTTATGATAAAATTTATGATATATTTATAGAGGCAAAAGATTTTAAAGAACTAAGAGAGAAGATAAAAAATTACCAGGTTATTTCCATAGATTTAATATCTACTGTAGGCAAAAGTAAACTAGTAGCCGACACTTATATTAAAAAGAATTTTTCATAATTAATGAGATGAATGTCGATATAAACGGTAAAAGAGTCTTAATAACTGCATCCACTGAAGGAATAGGTAAAGGTCTAGCAAGAACCCTATCACGAGAAGGATGTAAAGTTATTATTACTTCTAGGAATGAACATAAGGTTAAATCTACTGTTGAAGAGTTGAAAAAATACAACCCTGAAGTTTACGGTTACGTATCAGATTTAACCGATTATTCAAACTTAGAAGCCTTAGTTAAATTTATGTTAGAAAAAATCGGAGGCATTGATGTTCTCATTTTTAATTCTGGAAATCCTCCTTCTGAACCTTCTTATTTTGATGAAACTTCAATAGAGGACTGGGAGTATTCTGTTAAACTCTATTTACTAAGTGCAATAAAACTTACTAAACTGGTTTTGCCCTATATGAAGTCGCAAAGATGGGGCAGGATTTTATATTTATCTTCATGGACAATTAAACAACCTCAAAGAATTTTTGTCTTAGCAGATGTGTCCAGATCTTCAATTGTTCAATTAACTAAGATTCTCTCTAAAGAACTAGGAAGCTATAACATTACTGTTAATACAATACTAATGGGAAGTTTTGAGACAGAAGGGGCAAAAAGAAGTCTTAAAAAATTAGCAGAGAAACAAAAGATAGATTTCGAAGAGTTATGGAAAAAGGAAGTAATAGAAAGATCTCCGTTAAAAAGAACTGGTGATATTGAAAAAGAATTAGGTTCGCTTATTGCATATCTAATTTCTGATTATGCTTCATATATAACAGGTTCCGTAATACAAATAGATGGAGGTACTAGTGATGCAATATAAGTATTAAAGGACTCCTTTAACTTTGGCTTAAGTTACTCATGGTATTACACCTTACAATACTTGACAAAATGTTTATAAAATTGTTTGAACAAGTACTATAATGATAGGTATGGCTGAGAAAAAGGTAAAAGTAAAGACTCCTAGTGGGAAAGAAGCGGAATTGGCACCAGAAAAAGTCTGGGTATTAGCACCTAAAGGGAGAAAAGGTGTAAAGATAGGATTATTCAAAGACCCAGAAACTGGGAAATATTTTAGGCATAAGTTGCCAGATGATTATCCAGTCTAAACTTTTTAATAAAGTCATAATATTTTTCAAAGATGAAGTTAGTTCTTAAGATAAGTGGTAAATTTTTTGATGAGGAGAATATTGAAAATTTTATTTCATTAAGAAATACTATAAAAAATATTGTTAATGAGGGTCATAGACTAGCAATAGTAAGTGGTGGAGGTTCTACAGCTAGAAAATATATCAAAATAGGAAGAGAGTTAGGGGTAAATGAAGCCCACTTAGACTTATTAGGAATATGGGCCTCAAGGTTAAATGCTTATTTGCTAACCTTTATACTCTCTGATTTAAGTTACATGAAAGTACCAGAAAATTTAGAGGAATTTATTGAAAAATGGGAAAGTGAGAAAGTAGTTATTACAGGTGGTTTTCAACCTGGGCAATCCACAGCTACAGTAGCTGCTCTAGTTAGTGAAGCCATAGCTGCTGATTATCTTATCTTAGCTACAAACGTAGATGGTGTATACGATAAAGATCCTAGGTATAATAAAGATGCAAAATTACTTTCTAAATTAAATACAGAAACATTAAAGAAAATTTTAGAAACATCACAATCAGTCAAAGCAGGAACTTACGAGTTGCTTGATCCATTAGCAATAAAAATTATAGAAAGATCAAAAATAAAAGTAATTGTGATGAATTATAAAAGGCTTAATAAAATTTTAGATATTATTCATGGTAAAGATATTGGTAGTATAATTGAACCGATGTGATAAAAATGTCTATATTAAATGAAGAGGAATTTAGGCTATTAAGGGAGCATAGAGGTAAAGTAAATATAAATATAGTAGAAAAGATATTAACTGAGATAGAAGAAGACTACGAAAAAACAAATAATATTGTCTCATCTGTCATATTTGTATATTCTAATTATTTTGATATTATAAAGCAGAATAAAGATACATTTGACTTAATATCTAAAATATTGAATAAATATACTTCAAAAATAGGAGCAGAAAATGTAATTCAACTGATAATAAACTCTCTGAAATAGTTTTTTATTCGAACTTTCCTTTATAGCTTTATTTATAAGGGAATTACCAAAAGTAAAACTACTAGTATGAAAGTAGGAATCCTTGACTCAACCCTAAGAGAAGGAGAACAAACACCCGGAGTTGTATTCACAATAGATCAAAGAGTCGAAATAGCAAAAGCATTATCAGATGTTGGTGTTCAGATGATAGAAGCAGGACATCCTGCAGTATCCTCGGATATTTATGAGGGAATAAAAAGGATTATGAAACTTAAAAGAGAAGGACTTATTACATCAGAAATAGTAGGGCATAGTAGAGCTGTAAAAAAAGATATCGAAGTAGCAGCAGAATTAGAAGTAGATAGAATAGCAATATTTTATGGTGTAAGTGATATTCACCTTAAAGCAAAACATCATGTTACAAGAGAGGAGGCACTTAATATAATAGCAGAAACAATAAGTTATGCAAAAAGCCATGGTGTTAAAGTAAGATTTACAGCAGAAGATGGTAGTAGAACTGATTTAGATTATTTAATAAAAGTGTGTAAAACAGCAAGAGATGCAGGTGCTGACAGAGTAAGTATAGCTGATACTGTGGGTATTCTTTATCCCACAAAAACAAGAGAATTATTTAGTACCTTAGTAAGGGAAGTACCAGGTTTAGAATTTGATATTCATGCTCATAATGATTTAGGTTTAGCCGTTGCTAATGCGTTAGCTGCAATAGAAGGCGGAGCTACTATAATTCATACTACAGTAAATGGATTAGGAGAAAGAGTAGGAATTGTTCCTCTCCAAGTAATTGCTGCAGCAATAAAATATCATTTTGGAATTGAAGTTGTAAAGTTAAATAAATTACAACAATTAGCCAGTCTAGTCGAAAAATATAGTGGTATACCGATGCCTCCAAACTACCCAATAACCGGAGATTATGCATTTATTCATAAAGCTGGTATCCATGTGGCTGGAGTTCTTAATGATCCATCAACTTACGAGTTTATGCCACCAGAGACTTTTGGAAGAAGTAGAGACTACGTTATTGATAAATATACTGGTAAGCACGCACTAAAAGATAGGTTTGAAAAATTGGGCGTTAAATTAAGTGATGTAGAACTAGATCAAGTACTAGCTAAAATAAAATCCAATCCAAATGTTAGATTCTATAGAGATGTAGACTTATTAGAAATAGCTGAGTCAGTTACTGGCAGAGTATTAAAACCTAAACCGCCAGAAAATATTGAAGCTTTAATTTCAGTTAAATGTGAGTCAAATGTTTATACTACAGCAGTAACTAGAAGATTATCTGTTATTCCAGGAGTAAAAGAAGTCATGGAAATCTCTGGAGATTATGATA
It encodes the following:
- a CDS encoding SDR family oxidoreductase gives rise to the protein MNVDINGKRVLITASTEGIGKGLARTLSREGCKVIITSRNEHKVKSTVEELKKYNPEVYGYVSDLTDYSNLEALVKFMLEKIGGIDVLIFNSGNPPSEPSYFDETSIEDWEYSVKLYLLSAIKLTKLVLPYMKSQRWGRILYLSSWTIKQPQRIFVLADVSRSSIVQLTKILSKELGSYNITVNTILMGSFETEGAKRSLKKLAEKQKIDFEELWKKEVIERSPLKRTGDIEKELGSLIAYLISDYASYITGSVIQIDGGTSDAI
- a CDS encoding pseudouridylate synthase; translated protein: MKTEILSKSLELLSKYPLCDSCLGRCFARLSLGHSNEERGKAIKILLLMEIDKAIKEHKIEDLPQIKEVLYNMGEISLTLYKNYFNDEFQNRSCYICDNRINEFKENFLKKALEKIGNNKTFVLGVKLTDELKNREEKFMVENQLFYYESIKNEIKRDVGKKLANMGFIPEFDNPQVELVYDMEYDTVIVFTKSKKYLAFYNRLSRGIPISSWVSKGGESLESLLSTQVVAPYSEASEYRIIDDYPLIIENITEKQVNLQGFHITVVSKIAGKELSTIFTIKPTRRLYRVTVYSDEEIKEGIKIYDKIYDIFIEAKDFKELREKIKNYQVISIDLISTVGKSKLVADTYIKKNFS
- a CDS encoding chromatin protein Cren7 produces the protein MAEKKVKVKTPSGKEAELAPEKVWVLAPKGRKGVKIGLFKDPETGKYFRHKLPDDYPV
- the pyrH gene encoding UMP kinase, whose protein sequence is MKLVLKISGKFFDEENIENFISLRNTIKNIVNEGHRLAIVSGGGSTARKYIKIGRELGVNEAHLDLLGIWASRLNAYLLTFILSDLSYMKVPENLEEFIEKWESEKVVITGGFQPGQSTATVAALVSEAIAADYLILATNVDGVYDKDPRYNKDAKLLSKLNTETLKKILETSQSVKAGTYELLDPLAIKIIERSKIKVIVMNYKRLNKILDIIHGKDIGSIIEPM
- the lysS gene encoding homocitrate synthase is translated as MKVGILDSTLREGEQTPGVVFTIDQRVEIAKALSDVGVQMIEAGHPAVSSDIYEGIKRIMKLKREGLITSEIVGHSRAVKKDIEVAAELEVDRIAIFYGVSDIHLKAKHHVTREEALNIIAETISYAKSHGVKVRFTAEDGSRTDLDYLIKVCKTARDAGADRVSIADTVGILYPTKTRELFSTLVREVPGLEFDIHAHNDLGLAVANALAAIEGGATIIHTTVNGLGERVGIVPLQVIAAAIKYHFGIEVVKLNKLQQLASLVEKYSGIPMPPNYPITGDYAFIHKAGIHVAGVLNDPSTYEFMPPETFGRSRDYVIDKYTGKHALKDRFEKLGVKLSDVELDQVLAKIKSNPNVRFYRDVDLLEIAESVTGRVLKPKPPENIEALISVKCESNVYTTAVTRRLSVIPGVKEVMEISGDYDILVKVEAKDPNELNQIIENIRAVKGVSSTLTSLVLKKM